In a single window of the Streptomyces sp. NBC_00353 genome:
- a CDS encoding ABC transporter ATP-binding protein has protein sequence MTLLDVRDLSVTYRDGDSLIPAVRGVSFTLDRGETLGVAGESGSGKSTMVLSLLRLLPKSAKVTGQVLYEGEDLLTAKWSALRTVRWNGASVVFQGAMSALNPVRPIGEQICEPILLHEKVSPRTARERAAELLDSVGISRQRMGSYPHEFSGGQRQRIMIAMALACRPDLIIADEPTTALDVMVQAQIMELFTELVRNSGVGVIMISHDLSVLSEMCGRLAVMYAGEIVETGPSQQVIEDPRHPYTDALARAFPTIGDPTSRFAPSGLPGDPPDVSALGAGCAFVPRCVHAVDACRTKAVELWPAGDRRSAACLRVLDAHTPVTEGSQA, from the coding sequence ATGACCCTGCTCGACGTACGCGACCTCTCCGTCACCTACCGCGACGGCGACAGCCTCATCCCCGCCGTGCGCGGTGTCAGCTTCACCCTGGACCGGGGCGAGACCCTCGGCGTGGCCGGCGAGTCCGGCTCCGGCAAGTCCACCATGGTGCTCAGCCTGCTGCGGCTGCTGCCCAAGAGCGCCAAGGTCACCGGACAGGTGCTGTACGAAGGCGAGGACCTGCTCACCGCCAAGTGGTCCGCACTGCGCACCGTGCGCTGGAACGGCGCATCCGTGGTCTTCCAGGGCGCCATGAGCGCCCTCAACCCGGTGCGCCCCATCGGCGAGCAGATCTGCGAGCCGATCCTGCTCCACGAGAAGGTGTCCCCGCGCACCGCCCGTGAACGCGCCGCCGAACTGCTCGACAGCGTCGGCATATCGCGGCAGCGCATGGGCAGTTACCCGCACGAGTTCTCCGGCGGCCAGCGTCAGCGCATCATGATCGCCATGGCGCTCGCCTGCCGCCCCGACCTGATCATCGCCGACGAACCCACCACCGCCCTCGATGTGATGGTCCAGGCGCAGATCATGGAGCTCTTCACCGAGCTGGTACGGAACTCCGGGGTCGGCGTCATCATGATCAGCCACGACCTCTCGGTGCTCTCCGAGATGTGCGGACGGCTCGCCGTGATGTACGCCGGTGAGATCGTCGAGACCGGCCCCTCGCAGCAGGTCATCGAAGATCCCCGGCACCCGTACACCGACGCACTGGCCAGGGCGTTCCCCACCATCGGCGACCCCACGTCCCGCTTCGCGCCCTCCGGACTGCCCGGTGACCCGCCGGATGTCTCGGCGCTCGGCGCGGGCTGCGCCTTCGTCCCGCGCTGTGTGCACGCCGTCGACGCCTGCCGTACGAAGGCCGTCGAGCTGTGGCCCGCGGGCGATCGGCGCAGCGCCGCCTGTCTGCGCGTTCTGGACGCCCACACCCCCGTAACCGAAGGGAGCCAGGCATGA
- a CDS encoding ABC transporter substrate-binding protein, which yields MTHTMVRSAIRRRATALAAAALTGTLALGSVALAPGAAADTKGTTLRAAMTGNGIDSLNPFLAYFAGSLDVFSAVYPSLNSLNTDGTPAPYLATKWTPSADKLTWTFTLRKGLKWSDGKPITAEDAAWTLNLIRTNEVAGTANGSLVENFASVTAPDATTLVIKTKKPQANTPFVSIPYSGVPIVPKHVWEKHVTDLKNFKNDSGDIVGYGPWTLTAYKAEQYVKYDANKDFVLGAPKFDHLVQQRYKAVDGAVAALRSGQLDYVSDLNSTQFKALQSDKRTTAFQNAGRRWMSVALNSGARTRSGKKIGTGNPALADAAVRRAIALATDKQTLVDKVLDGLGQVGAGYIPPTWKQWAWKPAPGDEQSYDIAKANSLLDEAGYTKGKDGIRVSPKTKKPMKLRLGTHSDAATDTQIATYLTGWMKQIGVELTAEPLSSTKLNDDLAKGDWDLLMDGWGTGPDPTYLLSIQNCDALPLDDGTSGSTDSFHCDKEFDKLFKQQVTEFDPAQRAATVGKMQDILYKADNNVILYYATGLSATNARTVKNLAVGKADSAGVYPMQYTFGQFRSATPVAAVKEASSGSTTLWAGIGIGVLVVAGLAFGIKRRSSADERE from the coding sequence ATGACACACACAATGGTCCGCAGCGCGATACGCCGACGTGCAACCGCACTGGCCGCCGCAGCCCTCACCGGCACTCTCGCCCTCGGCTCGGTCGCCCTGGCCCCCGGGGCCGCCGCCGACACCAAGGGCACCACCCTGCGCGCCGCGATGACCGGCAACGGCATCGACTCGCTGAACCCGTTCCTGGCGTACTTCGCCGGCTCGCTGGATGTCTTCAGCGCCGTCTACCCCTCCCTGAACTCCCTGAACACCGACGGCACCCCCGCGCCGTACCTGGCGACCAAGTGGACGCCTTCGGCCGACAAGCTCACCTGGACCTTCACCCTCCGCAAGGGACTGAAGTGGTCGGACGGCAAGCCGATCACCGCCGAGGACGCCGCCTGGACCCTCAACCTGATCCGTACGAACGAGGTGGCAGGCACTGCCAACGGCTCGCTCGTCGAGAACTTCGCCTCGGTCACCGCGCCCGACGCCACGACGCTGGTCATCAAGACCAAGAAGCCCCAGGCGAACACCCCGTTCGTGTCCATCCCCTACAGCGGTGTGCCGATCGTCCCCAAGCACGTCTGGGAAAAGCACGTCACGGACCTCAAGAACTTCAAGAACGACTCCGGCGACATCGTCGGCTACGGTCCCTGGACGCTCACGGCCTACAAGGCCGAGCAGTACGTCAAGTACGACGCCAACAAGGACTTCGTCCTCGGCGCCCCCAAGTTCGACCACCTGGTCCAGCAGCGCTACAAGGCCGTCGACGGCGCTGTCGCCGCACTGCGCAGCGGCCAGCTCGACTACGTCTCCGATCTGAATTCCACCCAGTTCAAGGCGCTGCAGAGCGACAAGAGGACCACTGCCTTCCAGAACGCCGGCCGCCGCTGGATGAGCGTGGCCCTCAACTCCGGTGCCCGGACCCGCTCCGGCAAGAAGATCGGCACCGGGAACCCGGCTCTCGCCGACGCCGCCGTGCGCCGCGCCATCGCGCTGGCGACCGACAAGCAGACCCTCGTCGACAAGGTGCTCGACGGCCTGGGCCAGGTCGGCGCGGGCTACATCCCGCCCACCTGGAAGCAGTGGGCGTGGAAGCCTGCCCCGGGCGACGAGCAGTCGTACGACATCGCGAAGGCCAACTCCCTCCTGGATGAGGCCGGTTACACCAAGGGCAAGGACGGTATCCGCGTCTCGCCCAAGACGAAGAAGCCGATGAAGCTGCGCCTGGGCACCCACTCCGACGCCGCCACCGACACCCAGATCGCCACCTACCTCACCGGGTGGATGAAGCAGATCGGCGTCGAGCTGACCGCCGAGCCGCTGAGCTCCACCAAGCTCAACGACGATCTCGCCAAGGGTGACTGGGACCTGCTGATGGACGGCTGGGGCACCGGCCCCGACCCGACGTACCTGCTCTCCATCCAGAACTGCGACGCGCTGCCGCTGGACGACGGCACGAGCGGCTCCACGGACTCCTTCCACTGCGACAAGGAGTTCGACAAGCTCTTCAAGCAGCAGGTCACCGAGTTCGACCCGGCGCAGCGCGCGGCGACCGTCGGCAAGATGCAGGACATCCTCTACAAGGCCGACAACAACGTCATCCTGTACTACGCCACGGGCCTGAGCGCGACGAACGCCCGCACCGTGAAGAACCTCGCGGTCGGCAAGGCGGACTCCGCGGGCGTCTACCCGATGCAGTACACCTTCGGCCAGTTCCGCAGCGCCACCCCGGTCGCCGCCGTGAAGGAAGCCTCGTCGGGTTCCACCACTCTGTGGGCCGGCATCGGAATCGGCGTGCTCGTCGTGGCGGGCCTCGCCTTCGGCATCAAGCGCCGCTCGTCGGCCGACGAGCGGGAGTAA
- a CDS encoding helix-turn-helix domain-containing protein: MPESRDVPAPAPTTVDSSVEASAADRATAQLAKVVASARRTAGLTLAATAAGSGLSPAYISQIESGSANPTVRSLAQLAGVLGLELHELLGAERGDTSDNSPFPARFTTLPGLTEMSDSQGIWNMTAHNATVLHSRLIRGEPGDHARPIRHAGEELVVVLAGQCRLRVSDTARVLNPADACHFAASEEHQITQTSDDLLLLVVLTKE; the protein is encoded by the coding sequence ATGCCTGAGTCAAGGGATGTTCCAGCCCCCGCCCCGACGACCGTCGACTCATCGGTCGAGGCGTCCGCAGCCGATCGGGCAACCGCCCAACTGGCCAAGGTCGTTGCCTCGGCGCGCAGGACGGCAGGACTGACGCTGGCCGCCACCGCGGCCGGGTCGGGTCTCTCGCCCGCATACATCTCGCAGATCGAATCCGGCTCTGCGAATCCGACCGTCCGCAGCCTGGCGCAACTCGCCGGAGTGCTGGGCCTCGAACTGCACGAGCTGCTCGGCGCCGAACGTGGTGACACGTCCGACAACAGCCCGTTCCCGGCGCGTTTCACCACACTTCCCGGATTGACCGAGATGTCGGACAGTCAAGGAATCTGGAACATGACGGCCCATAACGCGACCGTGCTCCATTCACGCCTGATAAGGGGTGAACCGGGCGATCACGCCCGACCGATCCGGCACGCCGGGGAGGAACTCGTGGTGGTGCTGGCCGGACAGTGCCGGCTCCGCGTCTCCGACACCGCGCGCGTGCTGAATCCGGCCGACGCCTGCCACTTCGCCGCATCCGAAGAACATCAGATCACGCAGACCAGCGACGACTTGCTCCTGCTCGTCGTCCTCACGAAGGAGTGA
- a CDS encoding M20/M25/M40 family metallo-hydrolase, translated as MIQEPTDPSAEQFTHHEALATDTVDHCSRLIRFDTSNYGGGESRGEREAAEWVAEVLTDAGYAPQVLESEPRRASTVVRIPGADPLAPALLVHGHLDVVPAEPSDWSFDPFSGEITDGAVRGRGALDMKDMDAMMLACATGFARTGTRPPRDIVMAFVADEEDTGAYGAGFLVDRHPGLFEGVTAAISESGGYSVHLPNGRRLYPVATGERGSAWMTLSAHGTAGHGSRRNPDNAVATLVRTVAELVSYTWPVHLIPPVRALLDGLGSELGITIDPADPASIAQLGEAARLVESTMSNSLNPTRLNAGYKHNVIPSEATAGIDGRVLPGAEKEFFAAVDAVLGTKVTREFASWTEPVAADHNSPEFAAMADALRAHDPQALVLPFCMSGGTDAKAFARLGIAGYGFAPGTTPPGFNSWDYVHGVDEHVLTESLAFGVRVLDTFLRADPSGPAAG; from the coding sequence GTGATCCAGGAGCCCACCGACCCCTCCGCGGAACAGTTCACCCACCACGAGGCACTGGCCACCGACACGGTTGACCACTGCTCGCGGCTGATCCGCTTCGACACCAGCAACTACGGCGGCGGTGAGTCGCGCGGCGAGCGGGAAGCCGCCGAGTGGGTGGCCGAAGTCCTCACCGACGCCGGATACGCGCCGCAGGTCCTGGAGTCGGAGCCGCGCCGAGCCTCCACCGTGGTCCGGATCCCGGGCGCCGACCCGCTGGCCCCCGCACTGCTGGTCCACGGCCATCTGGATGTCGTGCCCGCCGAACCCTCCGACTGGTCCTTCGATCCCTTCAGCGGCGAGATCACCGACGGCGCAGTACGCGGCCGCGGCGCCCTGGACATGAAGGACATGGACGCGATGATGCTGGCGTGCGCCACCGGATTCGCCCGCACCGGCACCCGCCCGCCGCGCGACATCGTGATGGCTTTCGTCGCCGACGAGGAGGACACCGGCGCGTACGGAGCGGGGTTCCTCGTCGACAGGCACCCCGGACTCTTCGAGGGCGTCACCGCCGCCATCAGCGAGTCCGGCGGCTACAGCGTCCATCTGCCCAACGGCCGCCGCCTCTACCCGGTCGCCACCGGCGAGCGCGGCAGCGCCTGGATGACCCTCAGTGCGCACGGCACCGCGGGCCACGGCTCCCGTCGCAACCCGGACAACGCCGTGGCCACTCTGGTACGCACCGTGGCCGAACTGGTCTCGTACACCTGGCCGGTTCATCTGATCCCGCCGGTCCGGGCACTGCTCGACGGGCTCGGGTCGGAGCTCGGCATCACGATCGACCCGGCCGACCCGGCGAGCATCGCCCAACTCGGCGAGGCCGCCCGGCTGGTGGAGTCGACCATGTCGAACTCCCTCAACCCGACCCGACTGAACGCCGGATACAAGCACAACGTCATCCCCAGCGAAGCCACCGCCGGCATCGACGGACGGGTCCTGCCCGGCGCCGAGAAGGAGTTCTTCGCTGCCGTCGACGCGGTGCTCGGTACCAAGGTGACCCGCGAGTTCGCCAGCTGGACCGAGCCGGTCGCCGCCGACCACAACTCTCCCGAGTTCGCGGCCATGGCGGATGCCCTGCGCGCCCACGACCCGCAGGCCCTGGTCCTGCCGTTCTGCATGTCCGGCGGCACCGACGCCAAAGCCTTCGCCCGGCTGGGCATCGCCGGCTACGGCTTCGCCCCCGGCACCACCCCGCCCGGCTTCAACAGCTGGGACTACGTACACGGCGTCGACGAGCACGTCCTCACCGAAAGCCTCGCCTTCGGTGTCCGGGTCCTGGACACCTTCCTCCGGGCGGATCCCTCCGGCCCCGCAGCGGGCTGA
- the lysA gene encoding diaminopimelate decarboxylase, which yields MVPPADNAPDAAPTRAAGPDEAPDVWPLTAKDMDGELHVGSVPMTGLAQACGTPLYVVDEADFRERARQWRESGADRVHYASKAFLCPEMVRWVGEEHLHLDVCSVGELELAVAAGFDPAHIVLHGNNKLPAELRSAVAYGVGVIVVDCAEEIDRLAGYAADAGRVQDVYLRIAPGVAADTHDYMATGSDDVKFGFPVNGGFAERAVLTVSGIPSLRLTGIHSHLGSQILDPSGIRRAASRVAAFVRMLAERHSIRIEELDLGGGAGIAYVPGQQRLAPAEFVAALRAGVAEEMDPASVRLAVEPGRSLIGTAGVTLYEVGVVKQGLERRFVSVDGGMSDALRPALYQASYTAWTANRRLTGRPVHSLVVGRHCESGDIVVPDIALPADLAVGDLLAVPATGAYHHVMASNYNFQPRPAVVAVRDGQARLMVRRETPADLLLRDGAGAAIDLSGDLR from the coding sequence GTGGTTCCACCCGCCGACAACGCGCCCGACGCCGCCCCCACCCGCGCCGCGGGCCCGGACGAAGCACCGGACGTCTGGCCACTCACCGCCAAGGACATGGACGGCGAACTGCATGTGGGCTCCGTGCCGATGACGGGCCTCGCCCAGGCCTGCGGCACTCCGCTCTACGTCGTGGACGAGGCGGACTTCCGCGAGCGGGCCCGCCAGTGGCGGGAGTCCGGCGCGGACCGTGTGCACTACGCGTCCAAGGCCTTCCTCTGCCCGGAGATGGTCCGCTGGGTGGGTGAGGAGCATCTGCACCTGGACGTGTGCAGCGTCGGCGAGCTCGAACTCGCCGTCGCCGCAGGCTTCGACCCCGCCCACATCGTGCTGCACGGCAACAACAAGCTCCCCGCCGAACTCCGCTCGGCCGTGGCGTACGGCGTCGGGGTGATCGTCGTCGACTGCGCCGAGGAGATCGACCGGCTCGCCGGCTACGCGGCCGACGCCGGCCGGGTCCAGGACGTGTATCTGCGCATCGCGCCGGGCGTCGCCGCCGACACCCACGACTACATGGCCACCGGCAGCGACGACGTGAAGTTCGGCTTCCCGGTCAACGGTGGATTCGCCGAGCGGGCGGTCCTCACCGTCAGTGGCATCCCCTCGTTGCGTCTGACGGGCATCCACTCCCACCTGGGCTCGCAGATCCTCGACCCGTCAGGCATCCGGCGGGCCGCCTCGCGGGTGGCCGCATTCGTCCGCATGCTCGCCGAGCGGCACAGCATCCGCATCGAAGAACTGGACCTCGGCGGCGGCGCCGGAATCGCCTATGTGCCCGGCCAGCAACGGCTGGCGCCCGCCGAGTTCGTGGCCGCTCTGCGGGCCGGGGTCGCCGAGGAGATGGACCCTGCCTCCGTTCGGCTCGCGGTGGAGCCGGGCCGCTCCCTGATCGGCACCGCCGGAGTCACGCTTTACGAAGTCGGAGTGGTCAAGCAGGGCCTCGAGCGACGCTTCGTCTCCGTCGACGGCGGCATGAGCGACGCTCTGCGCCCCGCCCTCTACCAGGCCTCGTACACCGCCTGGACCGCCAACCGCAGGCTCACCGGCCGCCCCGTGCACTCCCTCGTCGTCGGCCGGCACTGCGAGAGCGGCGACATCGTCGTACCCGACATCGCGCTCCCGGCCGACCTGGCCGTCGGCGATCTGCTGGCTGTGCCCGCGACCGGCGCCTACCACCACGTCATGGCCAGCAACTACAACTTCCAGCCGCGCCCCGCCGTCGTCGCCGTACGCGACGGGCAGGCGCGCCTCATGGTGCGTCGCGAGACCCCCGCCGACCTCTTGCTCCGCGACGGCGCCGGCGCCGCCATAGACCTCTCAGGAGACCTTCGATGA
- a CDS encoding ABC transporter permease has protein sequence MTITSDTSDSASAVGPVPGSDAADAASRPGSGRADFLRFLGTKLAAAAVSFVIVLGIGFVIFQLMPSDPVQTMTRGRPTSDAQMAHLRQTLGLDQPVWERFLHFVNDIVHLDLGRSWQYQQSVSSLIGERVGPTLLLMGTATAISVVVGLWLGVRSGWRHGSLFDKITSSAALTFWSVPTYWLGMILLIWLSVGLDLFPSGGMSDPSLGATGFGHVLDVARHMVLPCLTMVLVVFAQYVSIMRSSIIDELGSPYLLTARAKGLVDDAVRRKHAVPNALLPSVTVIFLHLGTMVGGAITVETVFSWPGLGSLTIEALKVPDIPVLQGTFIIFSASVILMNLLADVLYRFLDPRVRVR, from the coding sequence ATGACCATTACGTCCGATACGTCCGACAGCGCGAGCGCCGTCGGCCCCGTGCCCGGGAGCGACGCGGCCGACGCCGCCTCCCGCCCGGGCTCGGGGCGGGCAGACTTCCTCCGCTTCCTGGGCACCAAGCTCGCCGCAGCCGCCGTGAGCTTCGTCATCGTCCTGGGCATCGGCTTCGTGATCTTCCAGCTGATGCCCTCGGACCCGGTCCAGACAATGACCCGCGGCCGGCCCACCAGCGATGCGCAGATGGCTCATCTGCGCCAGACCCTGGGCCTGGACCAGCCGGTGTGGGAGCGCTTCCTGCACTTCGTGAACGACATCGTCCACCTGGATCTGGGCCGTTCCTGGCAGTACCAGCAGTCCGTCTCCTCGCTCATCGGCGAACGCGTCGGCCCCACCCTGCTCCTGATGGGCACGGCCACCGCGATATCCGTGGTGGTCGGCCTGTGGCTGGGGGTACGCAGCGGGTGGCGGCACGGCAGCCTCTTCGACAAGATCACCTCCTCGGCGGCGCTCACCTTCTGGTCGGTGCCCACCTACTGGCTGGGCATGATCCTGCTCATCTGGCTCAGCGTCGGCCTCGATCTGTTCCCCTCCGGCGGCATGTCCGACCCGTCGCTCGGTGCCACCGGCTTCGGTCACGTTCTCGACGTGGCCCGCCACATGGTGCTGCCGTGTCTGACGATGGTGCTTGTGGTCTTCGCCCAGTACGTGTCGATCATGCGCTCGTCGATCATCGATGAGCTGGGCAGTCCCTATCTGCTGACCGCCCGGGCCAAGGGACTTGTCGACGACGCCGTACGCCGCAAGCACGCCGTGCCCAACGCGCTGCTTCCCTCGGTCACCGTGATCTTTCTTCACCTGGGCACGATGGTCGGCGGTGCGATCACGGTCGAGACCGTCTTCAGCTGGCCGGGTCTCGGCTCGCTGACCATCGAGGCACTCAAGGTGCCCGACATCCCCGTACTGCAGGGCACGTTCATCATCTTCAGCGCAAGTGTGATTCTGATGAACCTCCTCGCCGACGTGCTCTACCGCTTCCTCGACCCCCGGGTGCGTGTGCGATGA
- a CDS encoding ABC transporter permease, whose translation MTTSDTTDITAAATPAGSPPRLASVGRFARAYAKRPSGLVGLGILLVATILALCAPLFIGPEQLDVTKVDGPLLSAPGSGYLLGTDQAGRSVVDLLIWGSRSSLSIGVIATVLTMVLGSTIGLLAGHYPGKLGKALMHVTDWFIALPSLPLAISLAAVLGQGTASITIAIAVTSWTSTARLVRAQTLAVEARPFIERAKVLGAGNRQVMVRHVLPNVAPLILVSATLTVASAILSEATLTFLGLGDPTGVSWGSMLNAAFYQGAMTSGAWWYVGTPGIAILLVVLGFTLTGRAVEHVLNPRMVG comes from the coding sequence ATGACGACTTCTGACACCACTGACATCACCGCCGCGGCCACCCCGGCCGGTTCGCCTCCCCGGCTGGCCTCCGTCGGCCGCTTCGCGCGCGCCTATGCCAAGCGCCCGTCCGGTCTCGTCGGCCTGGGCATCCTGCTCGTCGCCACGATCCTCGCGCTCTGCGCCCCGCTCTTCATAGGTCCCGAGCAGCTCGACGTCACCAAGGTCGACGGCCCGCTGCTCTCCGCGCCCGGCTCCGGCTACCTCCTCGGCACCGACCAGGCCGGCCGCTCCGTGGTGGACCTGCTGATCTGGGGTTCGCGCTCCTCGCTGTCCATCGGCGTCATCGCCACCGTGCTCACCATGGTGCTCGGCTCCACGATCGGACTGCTCGCAGGCCACTACCCGGGCAAGCTCGGCAAGGCCCTGATGCATGTCACCGACTGGTTCATCGCGCTGCCCAGCCTGCCGCTGGCCATCTCCCTCGCCGCGGTCCTGGGTCAGGGCACGGCGTCCATCACCATCGCCATCGCAGTGACCTCCTGGACATCCACCGCCCGCCTGGTTCGCGCCCAGACCCTCGCCGTGGAGGCCCGCCCGTTCATCGAGCGCGCCAAGGTCCTCGGCGCGGGCAACCGTCAGGTGATGGTCCGTCATGTACTCCCGAACGTGGCCCCGCTGATCCTGGTCTCCGCCACCCTCACCGTGGCCTCGGCGATCCTCTCCGAGGCCACCCTGACCTTCCTCGGTCTCGGCGACCCGACCGGAGTCTCCTGGGGTTCCATGCTCAATGCCGCCTTCTACCAGGGCGCCATGACCTCTGGTGCCTGGTGGTACGTCGGCACGCCCGGCATCGCGATCCTTCTCGTCGTCCTCGGCTTCACCCTCACCGGGCGTGCCGTGGAACACGTCCTCAACCCGCGGATGGTGGGCTGA
- a CDS encoding MurR/RpiR family transcriptional regulator, with protein MSVLTPDPVLRLLERAAAQCGPGAARLHAVLAADFPAALSRRPAQLLRAADANAEDLDQLLAMAGFADTEDLRACAARETGRRLPVPDQRIADREGEPGDRTALRRILAREQENLAGTLDALHANGALELAARAVVAGRRRWVFGDMKSIGYAALVAADLSAALRDVTLVQPGVGAAVTALADAGDQDVLITFSFRSYSRHTVRLAREFHALGGTVVAITDGYDSPVCAYATHVLAVNTRSESRTHSPTAVTATGHLLASLAAAGAKGAARRAQRRYALTWALSDGESATPAGPPERTAP; from the coding sequence ATGTCTGTCCTGACGCCCGATCCTGTGCTCCGGCTGTTGGAGCGTGCTGCTGCCCAATGCGGTCCCGGGGCCGCTCGCCTGCACGCCGTACTCGCTGCGGACTTCCCCGCCGCGCTGTCCCGGCGCCCCGCCCAGCTCCTGCGGGCCGCCGACGCGAACGCCGAGGATCTCGACCAACTGCTCGCCATGGCGGGCTTCGCCGACACCGAGGACCTGCGTGCCTGCGCCGCCCGTGAGACGGGCCGCCGGCTACCCGTTCCCGACCAGCGCATCGCCGACCGCGAGGGCGAGCCCGGTGACCGGACCGCGCTGCGCCGCATCCTCGCCCGGGAGCAGGAGAACCTGGCCGGCACCCTCGACGCGCTGCACGCCAACGGCGCCCTGGAACTCGCCGCCCGGGCCGTGGTCGCAGGCCGCCGCCGCTGGGTGTTCGGCGACATGAAGTCCATCGGGTACGCGGCTCTGGTTGCCGCCGATCTCTCCGCCGCGCTCCGTGACGTCACCCTCGTCCAGCCGGGGGTGGGAGCGGCCGTCACCGCGCTCGCCGACGCCGGCGACCAGGATGTACTGATCACCTTCAGCTTTCGCAGCTACAGCCGACACACCGTGCGCCTGGCCCGTGAGTTCCATGCGCTGGGCGGCACGGTCGTAGCGATCACCGACGGCTACGACAGCCCGGTGTGCGCGTACGCCACCCACGTCCTCGCGGTGAACACCCGAAGCGAGTCGCGCACCCATTCGCCGACCGCCGTCACCGCCACCGGCCATCTGCTCGCCTCACTTGCCGCAGCCGGCGCGAAGGGTGCGGCCCGTCGCGCACAGCGCCGGTACGCACTCACCTGGGCCCTGAGCGACGGCGAGAGCGCCACCCCCGCCGGCCCGCCTGAAAGGACTGCTCCGTGA
- a CDS encoding ABC transporter ATP-binding protein, translated as MSTAAPALEVSDLRITYPARAGRGPARAVDGANLTVGEGEIVALIGESGCGKSTLARALVGLIRPTSGEIRYQGKPLTYSARALKEYRRHAQLVLQDPGGALNPRQNVYDAVAEGPRLHGITEELNARVHTALSRAGLRPPERFLHRFPHEMSGGQQQRVVIAGALALNPSVIVADEPVASLDASVRGEILKLILELRDSLGLSALVVSHDLGLAWNIADRVAVMYLGRIVEVGTVEEVLLHPKHPYTKALLSVLPEAGRDQRPTVLTGEPPDPTRIPSGCRFHPRCPLWPELEGAERAAAGCDTRELPVLTADPAPAQAACHLAHGR; from the coding sequence ATGAGCACCGCCGCCCCGGCCCTGGAGGTCAGCGACCTCCGCATCACCTACCCGGCGCGCGCAGGCCGTGGGCCCGCCCGCGCCGTGGACGGAGCCAACCTGACCGTCGGCGAGGGCGAGATCGTCGCCCTCATCGGCGAGTCGGGCTGCGGCAAGTCCACCCTCGCCCGCGCGCTCGTCGGCCTCATCAGGCCCACCAGCGGCGAGATCCGCTACCAGGGCAAGCCCCTCACCTATTCGGCCCGGGCGCTCAAGGAGTACCGCCGCCATGCCCAGCTGGTGCTCCAGGACCCGGGCGGCGCCCTCAACCCGCGGCAGAACGTGTACGACGCCGTCGCCGAGGGTCCCCGGCTGCACGGCATCACGGAGGAGCTCAACGCCCGTGTGCACACGGCTCTCTCGCGTGCCGGACTGCGTCCTCCGGAGCGGTTCCTGCACCGCTTCCCGCACGAGATGTCCGGTGGTCAGCAGCAGCGCGTCGTCATCGCGGGCGCCCTGGCCCTGAACCCCTCGGTGATCGTCGCCGACGAGCCGGTCGCATCCCTCGACGCCTCGGTGCGCGGCGAGATCCTCAAGCTGATTCTCGAACTCCGTGACAGCCTCGGCCTGTCCGCCCTCGTCGTCAGCCACGACCTGGGCCTGGCCTGGAACATCGCCGACCGGGTCGCCGTGATGTATCTCGGCCGGATCGTCGAGGTCGGCACCGTCGAGGAAGTGCTGCTGCACCCCAAGCACCCGTACACCAAGGCCCTGCTCTCGGTGCTGCCCGAGGCCGGACGCGACCAGCGGCCGACCGTACTGACCGGCGAGCCCCCGGACCCGACCCGTATCCCGTCCGGCTGCCGCTTCCACCCGCGTTGCCCGCTCTGGCCGGAACTGGAGGGTGCCGAGCGGGCCGCCGCCGGCTGCGACACACGCGAGCTGCCCGTACTGACCGCCGACCCGGCGCCCGCCCAGGCGGCCTGCCATCTCGCCCATGGCCGCTGA